One window of the Actinomycetota bacterium genome contains the following:
- the rpsT gene encoding 30S ribosomal protein S20 codes for MANIKSQIKRNKQNEVRRERNKAVRSSLKTSHKKVEAAIAEGDAQAAQERAREASKALDKAASKGVVHKRTAARRKSRLAKAANAAGAE; via the coding sequence ATGGCGAACATCAAGTCACAGATCAAACGGAACAAGCAGAACGAGGTGCGCCGCGAGCGCAACAAGGCCGTGCGTTCGTCGCTCAAGACCTCGCACAAGAAGGTCGAGGCCGCGATCGCCGAGGGCGATGCCCAGGCCGCCCAGGAGCGGGCGCGCGAGGCATCCAAGGCGCTCGACAAGGCCGCGAGCAAGGGCGTCGTGCACAAGCGCACCGCCGCTCGCCGCAAGAGCCGTCTGGCGAAGGCCGCCAACGCGGCCGGCGCCGAGTAG
- the lepA gene encoding translation elongation factor 4, with translation MSTDTSHIRNFCIVAHIDHGKSTLADRLLEVTHTVADRDMRAQYLDKMDLERERGITIKAQSVRLLHDGFELNLIDTPGHVDFTYEVSRSLEACEGAVLLVDAAQGLEAQTLANYHLARDAGLVIVPALNKIDLPAAEPEQRTKELANLLDCDPADILHISAKSGEGVDELLQAVIDRVPPPVGDVAKPLQALIFDSMFDAYRGVITYVRVQEGVLPSHARIRMFATHVESEAEETGVNAPEPIPVPDLGPGEVGYLVTGLKDVHHAKVGDTITLAGKQGATEPLPGYREPKPMVWSGLFPADGSDYADLRDALDKLKLSDAALHFEPETSQALGFGFRCGFLGLLHMDIVKERLEREFDLELIATAPNVEFHVFRDGEMTIVHNPAEMPPGGDYDKVEEPVVYATIITPSDYLGSVFGLCQERRGELVDMSYLTPERVEVHYVLPMAEIVFDFFDQLKSGTRGFASLDYEPWGYQESNLVRVDVLLHGEPVDAFSTIVHRDKAYAYGKKMVERLRELIPRQLFDVAVQAAIGSKIIARETVKAKRKDVLAKCYGGDITRKRKLLETQKKGKERMRRVGKVDVPQEAFIQALRVDDGGSAKGKK, from the coding sequence GTGAGCACCGACACCTCCCACATCCGCAACTTCTGCATCGTGGCGCACATCGACCACGGGAAGTCGACGCTGGCCGATCGCCTGCTCGAGGTGACCCACACCGTGGCCGATCGCGACATGCGCGCCCAGTACCTCGACAAGATGGATCTCGAACGCGAGCGCGGCATCACGATTAAGGCGCAGTCGGTGCGCCTGCTGCACGACGGCTTCGAGCTGAACCTGATCGACACCCCGGGACACGTGGACTTCACGTACGAAGTCTCGCGGTCGCTGGAGGCTTGCGAGGGCGCCGTGCTGCTCGTCGATGCCGCGCAGGGCCTCGAGGCCCAGACGCTCGCGAACTACCACCTCGCGCGCGACGCCGGTCTCGTGATCGTGCCGGCCCTGAACAAGATCGACCTGCCGGCCGCCGAGCCCGAGCAACGCACGAAGGAGCTCGCGAACCTGCTCGACTGCGACCCGGCCGACATCCTGCACATCAGCGCGAAGTCGGGCGAGGGGGTCGACGAGCTGCTGCAGGCGGTGATCGACCGGGTGCCCCCGCCCGTCGGCGATGTGGCCAAGCCCCTGCAAGCGCTGATCTTCGACTCGATGTTCGATGCGTACCGCGGCGTGATCACCTACGTGCGGGTGCAGGAAGGCGTGCTCCCGTCGCACGCGCGCATCCGCATGTTCGCCACGCACGTCGAGAGCGAAGCCGAGGAGACGGGCGTGAACGCGCCCGAACCGATCCCCGTGCCCGATCTCGGCCCGGGCGAGGTCGGCTACCTCGTGACCGGCCTGAAGGACGTGCACCACGCCAAGGTTGGCGACACGATCACGCTCGCCGGCAAGCAGGGCGCGACCGAGCCGCTCCCGGGCTACCGCGAGCCGAAGCCGATGGTGTGGTCGGGGCTCTTCCCGGCCGACGGCAGCGACTATGCGGACCTGCGCGACGCGCTCGACAAGCTGAAGCTGAGCGACGCCGCGTTGCACTTCGAACCGGAGACATCGCAGGCGCTCGGCTTCGGGTTCCGATGCGGGTTCCTCGGGCTGCTTCACATGGACATCGTCAAAGAGCGCCTCGAGCGCGAGTTCGACCTCGAGCTGATCGCGACCGCGCCCAACGTGGAGTTCCACGTGTTCCGCGACGGCGAGATGACGATCGTGCACAACCCGGCCGAGATGCCGCCCGGCGGCGACTACGACAAGGTCGAGGAGCCGGTCGTCTACGCCACGATCATCACGCCGTCGGACTACCTGGGCTCCGTGTTCGGGCTGTGTCAGGAGCGCCGCGGCGAGCTCGTCGACATGAGCTACCTCACCCCCGAACGCGTCGAGGTGCACTACGTGCTGCCGATGGCCGAGATCGTCTTCGACTTCTTCGACCAGCTGAAGTCGGGGACGCGGGGTTTCGCGAGCCTCGACTACGAGCCGTGGGGCTATCAGGAGTCGAACCTCGTGCGCGTCGACGTACTGCTGCACGGCGAGCCCGTCGACGCGTTCAGCACGATCGTGCACCGCGACAAGGCCTACGCGTACGGCAAGAAGATGGTCGAGCGCCTGAGGGAGCTGATCCCCCGCCAGCTCTTCGACGTAGCCGTGCAGGCCGCGATCGGCTCGAAGATCATCGCCCGCGAGACCGTGAAGGCCAAGCGCAAGGACGTGCTCGCGAAGTGCTACGGCGGCGACATCACTCGCAAGCGCAAGCTGCTCGAGACGCAGAAGAAGGGGAAGGAGCGCATGCGCCGGGTGGGGAAGGTCGACGTGCCGCAGGAAGCGTTCATCCAAGCGCTGCGCGTCGACGACGGGGGCTCAGCCAAGGGGAAGAAGTGA
- the hemW gene encoding radical SAM family heme chaperone HemW, with protein MSAGIYVHVPFCLTRCGYCDFNAYAGLDELEPRYLRALLAEAGLAAPAWDGASVESVFLGGGTPTTMTPGDLGSLLSALRDAFDVAPDAEVTTEANPDTVEEASLAALLAEGYTRLSMGAQSFDPAVLRSLERLHSPDSVRRAFAAARAAGYVNVNLDLIYGAHGETLESWERTLAETITLAPEHVSAYALTIEPATPLGRAVARGDVRAPDPDTQADMFQLACSMLRDAGYGHYEVSNWARPGYECRHNLGYWRRRPYLGLGAGAHSYRDDRRWWNVRPPEEYLATVERGELPIGGEESLDPGDAYLEEVFLRLRILEGVPASWIDDDRAGSFLESRLLIDDDGSLVPTERGMLLLNELVLGLTADRPG; from the coding sequence GTGAGCGCGGGCATCTACGTGCACGTGCCGTTCTGCCTCACCCGCTGCGGCTACTGCGACTTCAACGCGTACGCGGGGCTCGACGAGCTCGAGCCTCGGTACCTGCGCGCGTTGCTGGCCGAGGCTGGACTCGCGGCTCCCGCGTGGGACGGCGCGTCGGTCGAGAGCGTCTTCCTCGGCGGGGGAACGCCGACGACGATGACGCCGGGCGATCTCGGCTCGTTGCTGAGTGCGCTGCGCGACGCGTTCGACGTGGCGCCCGACGCCGAGGTCACGACCGAGGCCAACCCCGACACCGTCGAGGAAGCCTCGCTCGCGGCATTGCTCGCCGAGGGCTACACGCGGCTGTCGATGGGCGCGCAGTCGTTCGACCCGGCGGTGCTGCGGTCGCTCGAACGGCTGCACTCGCCCGACAGCGTCCGGCGGGCGTTCGCCGCCGCGCGCGCCGCCGGCTACGTGAACGTGAACCTCGACCTGATCTACGGCGCGCACGGCGAGACGCTCGAGTCGTGGGAACGCACGCTCGCGGAAACGATCACCCTCGCCCCGGAGCACGTGAGCGCGTACGCCCTCACGATCGAGCCCGCGACGCCGCTCGGCCGTGCGGTGGCCCGCGGCGACGTGAGGGCGCCGGACCCCGACACGCAGGCCGACATGTTCCAGCTCGCGTGCTCGATGCTGCGCGACGCCGGCTACGGTCACTACGAGGTCTCGAACTGGGCGCGGCCGGGCTACGAGTGCCGGCACAACCTCGGGTACTGGCGGCGGCGGCCGTACCTCGGACTCGGCGCGGGTGCGCATTCCTACCGGGACGACCGCCGATGGTGGAACGTCCGTCCTCCCGAGGAGTATCTCGCGACGGTCGAGCGCGGTGAGCTGCCCATCGGGGGCGAGGAGTCGCTCGACCCCGGCGACGCCTACCTCGAGGAGGTGTTCCTGCGGCTGCGCATCCTCGAGGGCGTTCCGGCGAGCTGGATCGATGACGATCGAGCGGGGTCGTTCCTCGAGAGCCGCTTGCTCATCGACGACGACGGGTCGCTCGTGCCGACCGAGCGGGGGATGCTCCTCCTGAACGAGCTCGTGCTCGGGCTCACCGCCGACCGGCCCGGCTAG
- the hrcA gene encoding heat-inducible transcriptional repressor HrcA, with protein sequence MADRDRPDLGPRKGAVLRAVVEQYVRDGEPVSSESIAEHAGLGVSSATIRNEMAALEELGYLTHPHTSAGRIPTDSGYRHYVDSLPAGGRLREAQRRLIAGYFAEAIVDLEEVLKGSVQLLSRLTQYAGLAVPPSAVEEPIVRVELIDMGPTMMILAIGQHGRVDKQVIDKPDEVDAAALRDADRRLKALRGLNYLDAQARLLQLAAEGTAAQRDLLLHVAETLRVATQGERSAHMVVGGVSNLADEAQQMRRETLRRLFETLEREQEMLGVLADVSSARGELNVTIGAEHPSTGEWEASLITAPFRTGETTLGTIGVVGPTRMDYLSAMASVRAVAKRLSELATELDQ encoded by the coding sequence ATGGCCGATCGAGACCGTCCCGACCTGGGTCCGCGCAAGGGCGCCGTGCTCCGTGCCGTCGTCGAGCAGTACGTTCGCGATGGCGAGCCGGTGAGCAGTGAGTCGATCGCGGAGCACGCGGGCCTCGGTGTCTCGAGCGCGACGATCCGAAACGAGATGGCCGCACTCGAGGAACTCGGGTACCTGACCCATCCGCACACGAGCGCCGGTCGCATCCCGACCGACAGCGGGTACCGGCACTACGTCGATTCGCTCCCGGCGGGCGGGCGGCTGCGCGAGGCGCAGCGGCGGTTGATCGCGGGCTACTTCGCCGAGGCGATCGTCGACCTCGAGGAGGTGCTGAAGGGGAGCGTGCAACTGCTCTCCCGTCTGACCCAGTATGCGGGCCTTGCCGTGCCTCCGAGCGCCGTCGAGGAGCCGATCGTGCGGGTCGAGCTCATCGACATGGGACCCACGATGATGATCCTGGCGATCGGCCAGCACGGGCGCGTCGACAAGCAGGTGATCGACAAGCCCGACGAGGTGGACGCGGCCGCCCTGCGGGATGCCGACCGGCGGCTGAAGGCCTTGCGGGGGCTCAACTACCTCGACGCGCAGGCCCGGCTGCTGCAGCTCGCCGCCGAGGGCACCGCCGCTCAGCGAGACCTGCTGCTGCACGTCGCGGAGACGCTGCGGGTTGCGACCCAGGGCGAGCGCTCGGCGCACATGGTGGTAGGTGGTGTCTCGAACCTGGCCGACGAGGCGCAGCAGATGCGTCGCGAGACCCTGCGGCGCCTGTTCGAGACGCTTGAGCGCGAGCAGGAGATGCTCGGCGTGCTGGCCGACGTCAGCTCCGCCCGCGGTGAGCTCAACGTGACGATCGGTGCGGAGCATCCCTCGACGGGCGAGTGGGAAGCCTCCCTGATCACGGCACCGTTCCGCACCGGCGAGACGACGCTGGGCACGATCGGCGTGGTGGGTCCGACGCGCATGGACTACCTGTCGGCGATGGCGTCCGTGCGGGCGGTGGCGAAGCGGTTGTCGGAGCTGGCGACGGAGCTCGATCAGTAG
- the dnaJ gene encoding molecular chaperone DnaJ — MAAVRDLYEVLGITRDASDDDIKKAYRRLARELHPDVNDDAAAEERFKEVAGAYEILSDPDKRRQYDAFGSTGGPAAAGFTDIQDIFDMFFGQGGFGVGSRRRGPRSRTQHGEDLGVRIVLGFRDAVFGARRDLEIERLVACDRCKGNGAEPGTAPVSCRSCGGVGQVQAVRRSVFGAVMTSAPCTTCRGTGQEVLDPCEACFGEGRRREQTTVTIEIPAGVSDGMELRVAGNGHAGVAGGPSGDLYVGISVEPAEEFDRRGQDLFTVLDVSMTQATLGAELDIEGLDGPERISVEPGTESGTVVRIKGGGVPNVNRRGRGDLYVTLHVITPDDLSREERKLWERLADLRGERTSKREPAPARLRRPEF, encoded by the coding sequence ATGGCCGCCGTCCGCGATCTGTACGAGGTGCTCGGCATCACGCGCGACGCGTCCGACGACGACATCAAGAAGGCGTACCGGCGTCTGGCGCGCGAGCTGCACCCCGACGTGAACGACGATGCCGCAGCCGAGGAGCGGTTCAAGGAGGTCGCCGGCGCATACGAGATCCTGTCCGATCCCGACAAGCGGCGGCAGTACGACGCGTTCGGCAGCACGGGTGGCCCCGCCGCGGCCGGCTTCACCGACATCCAGGACATCTTCGACATGTTCTTCGGGCAGGGCGGTTTCGGCGTCGGCAGCCGTCGCCGTGGTCCGCGTTCGCGGACCCAGCACGGCGAGGACCTCGGCGTGCGCATCGTGCTCGGGTTCCGCGACGCGGTGTTCGGCGCCCGCCGCGACCTGGAGATCGAGCGCCTCGTCGCCTGCGATCGTTGCAAGGGCAACGGCGCGGAACCAGGCACGGCCCCGGTCTCGTGTCGCTCGTGCGGAGGGGTCGGGCAGGTGCAGGCGGTGCGTCGGAGCGTCTTCGGCGCGGTGATGACCTCCGCGCCGTGCACGACCTGTCGGGGCACGGGGCAGGAGGTGCTCGACCCGTGCGAGGCGTGCTTCGGTGAGGGGCGCCGCCGGGAGCAGACGACGGTCACGATCGAGATCCCCGCCGGGGTCTCCGACGGCATGGAACTCCGGGTGGCGGGGAACGGGCACGCGGGTGTCGCCGGCGGACCGTCGGGCGACCTCTACGTCGGCATCTCGGTCGAGCCTGCCGAGGAGTTCGACCGTCGCGGCCAGGACCTGTTCACGGTGCTCGACGTCTCGATGACCCAGGCGACGCTGGGTGCCGAGCTCGACATCGAGGGGCTCGACGGCCCCGAGCGCATCAGCGTCGAGCCAGGGACGGAGTCCGGCACCGTCGTGCGCATCAAGGGCGGCGGGGTGCCCAACGTCAACCGACGGGGGCGCGGCGACCTGTACGTCACGCTCCACGTCATCACCCCCGACGACCTCTCGCGCGAGGAGCGCAAGCTCTGGGAGCGCCTCGCGGATCTGCGCGGCGAACGGACCTCGAAGCGCGAACCGGCGCCGGCGCGCCTGCGGCGTCCGGAGTTCTGA
- a CDS encoding histidine triad nucleotide-binding protein, with product MDTSCLFCRIAAREIPADIVRESDGVVAFRDVNPQAPTHILLIPKEHVASVAELGDHHGDVLADIMQAASQLARAEGIAESGWRLVANVGPDAGQAVFHLHFHLLGGRQMSWPPG from the coding sequence ATGGACACGTCCTGCCTCTTCTGTCGGATCGCGGCCCGTGAGATCCCGGCCGACATCGTCCGCGAGTCCGACGGGGTCGTCGCCTTCCGCGACGTGAACCCACAGGCGCCGACGCACATCCTGCTGATCCCCAAGGAGCACGTGGCATCGGTGGCCGAACTCGGGGATCACCACGGCGACGTGCTCGCCGACATCATGCAGGCGGCGAGCCAACTGGCGCGCGCCGAAGGCATCGCCGAGAGTGGGTGGCGCCTCGTGGCCAACGTGGGGCCCGACGCCGGACAGGCGGTGTTCCACCTGCACTTCCACCTGCTGGGCGGTCGCCAGATGAGCTGGCCTCCGGGCTAG
- a CDS encoding PhoH family protein → MVALLGQRDVFLKLIESAFECRILVRGNEITVTGREAEAERVARIFEELLVLLEEGHELTDSSVGQTIALVKGDGSRSADEPELRPSEVLGDRLLTARGKGITPKTIGQKRFVDAIRSNTVTFAIGPAGTGKTYLAVATAVRALQDRQVSRLILTRPAVEAGERLGYLPGTLYEKIDPYMRPLYDALFEMTGAETLPRLMERGTVEVAPLAYMRGRTLNDAFVILDEAQNTTPEQMKMFLTRIGFGSKAVINGDATQVDLEHGQKSGLAIIEEILGDVDDIAFCHLGGSDVVRHKIVQDIVEAYDLFGQQALPVEP, encoded by the coding sequence ATGGTGGCCCTCCTCGGCCAGCGCGACGTCTTCCTCAAGTTGATCGAGTCGGCGTTCGAGTGCCGCATCCTCGTGCGCGGGAACGAGATCACCGTCACCGGCCGCGAGGCGGAAGCCGAGCGCGTGGCCCGGATCTTCGAGGAGCTGCTCGTGCTGCTCGAAGAGGGTCACGAGCTCACCGACTCCTCGGTCGGTCAGACGATCGCCCTCGTGAAGGGCGACGGTTCGAGATCGGCCGATGAACCGGAGCTGCGTCCCTCGGAGGTCCTCGGCGACCGGCTGCTCACCGCGCGGGGAAAGGGCATCACCCCGAAGACGATCGGGCAGAAACGGTTCGTCGACGCGATCCGATCGAACACCGTGACGTTCGCGATCGGGCCGGCGGGCACGGGCAAGACCTACCTCGCCGTCGCCACCGCGGTCCGTGCGCTGCAGGACCGCCAGGTCTCCCGCCTGATCCTCACTCGGCCGGCGGTCGAGGCGGGGGAGCGGCTCGGATACCTGCCCGGCACGCTCTACGAGAAGATCGACCCCTATATGCGCCCGCTCTACGACGCGCTGTTCGAGATGACCGGCGCCGAGACCCTTCCACGGCTGATGGAGCGGGGCACCGTCGAGGTCGCACCCCTCGCGTACATGCGCGGGCGCACCCTGAACGATGCGTTCGTGATCCTCGACGAGGCGCAGAACACGACCCCCGAACAGATGAAGATGTTCCTCACGCGTATCGGGTTCGGATCCAAGGCCGTGATCAACGGCGACGCGACCCAGGTCGACCTCGAGCACGGGCAGAAGAGCGGGCTGGCGATCATCGAGGAGATCCTCGGCGACGTCGACGACATCGCGTTCTGCCACCTCGGGGGCAGCGACGTGGTGCGGCACAAGATCGTGCAGGACATCGTGGAGGCGTACGACCTGTTCGGGCAGCAGGCGCTGCCGGTGGAGCCGTGA
- the ybeY gene encoding rRNA maturation RNase YbeY has protein sequence MTAGAMNDDDCGHPRVLVSDRRSDASAVDEAALAELVRVTLVAEGHVRAELSLSFVDDDEIAELHERYMHEPGPTDVLSFPLDDDDLDEHGVRMLGDVVIAPAVAARNNPQDPAAELRLLVVHGVLHVLGYDHETDEERAEMWSRQERYSGVMVP, from the coding sequence GTGACCGCGGGTGCGATGAACGACGACGACTGCGGCCATCCCAGGGTCCTCGTGTCGGACCGCCGGTCGGATGCGTCGGCGGTCGACGAGGCGGCGCTGGCGGAGCTCGTGCGCGTCACCCTGGTGGCCGAGGGCCACGTACGGGCGGAGCTCTCGCTCTCCTTCGTCGACGACGACGAGATCGCCGAGCTCCACGAGCGCTACATGCACGAGCCGGGCCCGACCGACGTGTTGTCGTTCCCGCTCGACGACGACGATCTCGACGAGCACGGCGTCCGCATGCTGGGTGACGTCGTGATCGCGCCCGCCGTCGCGGCGCGGAACAATCCCCAGGACCCGGCGGCGGAGCTCCGGCTGCTCGTCGTGCACGGGGTGCTCCACGTGCTCGGGTACGACCACGAGACCGACGAGGAGCGTGCCGAGATGTGGTCTCGACAGGAGCGCTACAGCGGGGTGATGGTGCCGTGA
- a CDS encoding hemolysin family protein yields MWVLVLLLVVLGSLLALAESSLTRMTRVKALALEDEGRRNAALLVKLETDPPRYLNSVYLAVMIVQNGSAILVAILAESEFGSLGVTIASLVFTLLYFVFVEAMSKTFGVLHSDRMALALSPLVYFLGRLLAWPTRALIGLANVLLPGKGIKAGPFVSEEEIRSMAQVGSEEGSIEEGEKQLIHSIFEFGDTIVREVMVPRPDIIAIEDDKALRDVQALVLTHGTSRIPVYDADEDLDDVVGIVFAKDVLKALHQGKHDMPLADIVREAHYVPESKKVADLLKEMQREKFHMALVTDEYGSVTGLVSLEDLLEELVGEITDEYDREEPEFEQIGDRAYRVSGKTSIDDVNELLGLALPDEEWDTVAGLVLDLLGHIPDEGEECRIDGLTFTAEEVKGRRIEKVLITRDADTEHLLVEEPAP; encoded by the coding sequence ATGTGGGTGCTCGTGCTGCTGCTGGTCGTGCTCGGGTCGCTGCTCGCGCTGGCCGAGTCGTCGCTCACCCGCATGACCCGGGTGAAGGCGCTCGCCCTCGAGGACGAGGGGCGACGCAACGCGGCGCTGCTCGTGAAGCTCGAGACCGACCCGCCGCGGTACCTGAACTCCGTGTACCTCGCGGTGATGATCGTGCAGAACGGCTCGGCGATCCTGGTGGCGATCCTCGCGGAGTCCGAGTTCGGCAGCCTCGGCGTGACGATCGCCTCACTCGTCTTCACGTTGCTGTACTTCGTGTTCGTCGAGGCGATGTCCAAGACCTTCGGCGTCCTGCACTCCGACCGGATGGCCCTCGCACTCTCGCCCCTCGTGTACTTCCTGGGGCGCCTCCTGGCTTGGCCCACCCGTGCCCTGATCGGCCTCGCGAACGTGCTGCTCCCCGGCAAGGGCATCAAGGCCGGACCGTTCGTGAGCGAGGAGGAGATCCGCTCGATGGCCCAGGTGGGCTCCGAGGAGGGCTCGATCGAGGAAGGCGAGAAACAGCTGATCCACTCGATCTTCGAGTTCGGCGACACGATCGTGCGCGAGGTGATGGTCCCGAGACCCGACATCATCGCGATCGAGGACGATAAGGCGCTGCGCGACGTTCAGGCGCTCGTGCTCACCCACGGCACGTCTCGGATCCCGGTCTATGACGCCGACGAGGATCTCGACGACGTCGTCGGCATCGTGTTCGCGAAGGACGTCCTGAAAGCCTTGCACCAAGGCAAGCACGACATGCCGCTCGCCGACATCGTCCGCGAGGCGCACTACGTGCCCGAGTCGAAGAAGGTCGCCGACCTGCTGAAAGAGATGCAGCGCGAGAAGTTCCACATGGCGCTTGTGACCGACGAGTACGGGTCGGTGACCGGCCTCGTCTCACTCGAGGACCTGCTCGAGGAGCTCGTGGGCGAGATCACCGATGAGTACGACCGCGAGGAGCCGGAGTTCGAGCAGATCGGCGACCGTGCGTACCGAGTGAGCGGGAAGACGTCGATCGACGATGTGAACGAGCTGCTCGGGCTCGCACTGCCCGACGAGGAGTGGGACACGGTCGCCGGGCTCGTGCTCGACCTCCTGGGGCACATCCCCGACGAGGGCGAGGAATGCCGGATCGACGGGCTCACGTTCACCGCCGAGGAGGTCAAGGGCCGCCGTATCGAGAAGGTGCTGATCACGCGCGACGCCGACACGGAGCACCTTCTCGTGGAGGAGCCAGCACCGTGA
- a CDS encoding cytidine deaminase, with the protein MTAIEPEVLERMVAAAREVRSNAYAPYSGFHVGAALLAGDEIFAAVNVENASYPVSVCAERNAVAMAVAAGAAAGIRAVAVVTDADDPTPPCGGCRQVLFEFGGPGMAVVAESADGSTRTYWSLDELLPDAFGPSDLDRLRS; encoded by the coding sequence GTGACCGCGATCGAACCCGAGGTGCTCGAGCGCATGGTCGCGGCCGCCCGCGAGGTTCGCTCCAACGCCTACGCGCCGTACAGCGGGTTCCACGTCGGCGCGGCCCTGCTCGCGGGCGACGAGATCTTCGCCGCCGTCAACGTCGAGAACGCGAGCTACCCGGTCTCGGTCTGTGCCGAGCGGAACGCGGTCGCGATGGCGGTGGCTGCAGGCGCGGCGGCAGGGATCCGCGCCGTCGCCGTCGTGACCGACGCCGACGACCCGACGCCGCCCTGCGGCGGGTGCCGCCAGGTCCTCTTCGAGTTCGGAGGGCCCGGCATGGCGGTCGTCGCGGAGTCGGCCGACGGGTCGACGCGCACGTACTGGTCGCTCGACGAGCTGCTGCCCGATGCGTTCGGGCCGAGCGACCTCGACCGGCTCCGGTCGTGA
- the era gene encoding GTPase Era, producing MSDPAGHRAGIVAVVGRPNVGKSTLVNALVGEKVAIVSDKPQTTRRDIRAIRTTDDVQVVFTDTPGFHKPRTALGARLNDLVSDAVEGVDVVVQVVDAASGVGRGDAYVHDHQVASANAGARICVVNKIDRIRHHELIPQLAAAGELGDWGEIVPVSAADGTGVDMLLDLLVMRMPEGPALFPEGEVTDQPIEVRIAELVREQALAVTREEVPHSVAVVIEEIEHEDGLERIHASIVVERDSQKGILIGKGGQTLKTIGTRARRQIEPLVGKRVFLDLRVKVMKEWQRDPKMLDRLGY from the coding sequence GTGAGCGACCCCGCCGGCCATCGGGCCGGCATCGTGGCGGTCGTGGGGCGGCCCAACGTCGGCAAGTCCACGCTCGTGAACGCCCTGGTGGGGGAGAAGGTCGCGATCGTGTCCGACAAGCCGCAGACGACGAGGCGCGACATCCGGGCGATCAGGACCACCGACGACGTGCAGGTCGTCTTCACCGACACGCCGGGGTTCCACAAGCCTCGGACCGCGCTCGGTGCCCGGCTGAACGACCTCGTCAGCGACGCCGTGGAGGGGGTCGACGTGGTCGTGCAGGTCGTCGACGCGGCGAGCGGTGTCGGGCGCGGCGACGCCTACGTTCATGATCACCAGGTCGCCTCGGCGAACGCGGGCGCCCGCATCTGCGTCGTGAACAAGATCGACCGGATCCGCCACCACGAGCTGATCCCGCAGCTCGCGGCGGCGGGCGAGCTCGGCGACTGGGGTGAGATCGTGCCCGTCTCCGCGGCCGACGGTACCGGCGTCGACATGCTGCTCGACCTGCTCGTGATGCGCATGCCCGAAGGGCCGGCGCTGTTCCCCGAGGGCGAGGTCACGGACCAGCCGATCGAGGTGCGCATCGCGGAACTCGTGCGCGAGCAGGCGCTCGCTGTGACGCGAGAAGAGGTGCCACACTCGGTCGCGGTGGTGATCGAGGAGATCGAACACGAGGACGGGCTCGAGCGGATCCACGCCTCGATCGTCGTAGAGCGTGACTCACAGAAGGGCATCCTGATCGGCAAGGGCGGGCAGACCCTCAAGACGATCGGGACGCGGGCGCGCAGGCAGATCGAGCCGCTCGTAGGCAAGCGCGTCTTCCTCGACCTGCGGGTCAAGGTGATGAAGGAATGGCAACGCGACCCGAAGATGCTCGACCGCCTCGGGTACTGA
- a CDS encoding IclR family transcriptional regulator translates to MAEQSTRVVESVDRALRLLQELAEHGSGVTLSELASTTGLPKSSLHRTLGALQERGFATQRDDARYLLGAELLRIAFEFQGRLDLRVLLRPTLERVRATLNETVHVGVLDGPDVVYVDKLESTRPLSLTSKIGGRNPAHATAVGKALLAWAYPTQASITEWVRRDGPLVRRTSRTIVDASHLAKELSRVRADGFSKDLEESEPGVRCLATPVFFGGAVPIAAISVSAPKDRLPTGMMPEVAALLVQEAADLRGP, encoded by the coding sequence GTGGCCGAGCAATCGACACGCGTGGTGGAGAGCGTCGATCGGGCCCTCCGGTTGTTGCAGGAGCTCGCCGAGCATGGGTCGGGCGTCACGCTCAGCGAGCTGGCGTCGACGACGGGACTGCCGAAGAGCTCGCTGCATCGAACGCTCGGGGCGCTGCAGGAGCGTGGCTTCGCGACCCAACGAGACGATGCGCGCTACCTGTTGGGGGCGGAGCTGCTCAGGATCGCGTTCGAGTTCCAGGGCCGCCTCGATCTGCGCGTGCTGTTGCGACCGACGCTCGAGCGGGTACGTGCGACCCTGAACGAGACGGTGCACGTGGGGGTACTCGACGGCCCGGACGTCGTCTACGTAGACAAGCTCGAATCCACCCGGCCGCTCTCCCTCACGTCGAAGATCGGGGGACGCAATCCCGCACATGCCACGGCGGTCGGGAAGGCGCTGCTGGCGTGGGCCTATCCCACGCAGGCGTCGATCACCGAGTGGGTCCGTCGCGACGGCCCGCTCGTGAGGAGGACCTCCCGCACCATCGTCGACGCGAGCCACCTCGCGAAGGAGTTGTCGCGCGTTCGTGCGGACGGGTTCTCCAAGGACCTGGAGGAGAGCGAGCCGGGCGTGCGGTGCCTCGCGACGCCGGTCTTCTTCGGCGGTGCGGTGCCGATCGCCGCGATCTCCGTCTCGGCGCCCAAGGACCGTCTGCCGACCGGCATGATGCCCGAGGTCGCAGCCCTCCTGGTGCAGGAAGCGGCCGACCTCCGTGGCCCCTAG